Proteins encoded by one window of Ralstonia sp. RRA:
- a CDS encoding MFS transporter has protein sequence MKKWIVLFSIGIYLLLINLDLTIVNLALAEFSKDFNASIEQIQLVIVSYLAAAAAFFCLSGVLADRYGKKRVFMAGGLLFVLSSLYIGAFAHSIEAIIAARFVQGIGFSATLGLALILIGKAFPPEQKGLATGVAVTITGIGLAAGPPLGGFILQAFGWEMIFLINVPLGLLSLLLTAVFVDKDDPNELSARALDVVGVPLYLLGLGCLIVLSNALATLSWAQIGALTAVGAISTMLFVRRSLRVEAPLINLSLLKNGTYLTVVGIRIIFNFVMASFLFVLPLFMQNILNYSKVRAGLWVLCMTACIFVVGPITGKVIDRRGYKLPVLTGMTLLLVSCAAFLTLRVDLSIVLFVIGLVSFGLSNGALTTATINGATSQVSPKHTGTAIGLFFTLSMVGAMFGVAVSGLILSKVGAFELARHIAGAATTFTPEQLHTLLGLVNASQNLVNVTSTFADHPIDAVRDIVNTSYVPAMRALMAFNALLAAIGIGLSVALFKRKETRPAESADPTQSRNEHLEGAV, from the coding sequence ATGAAGAAATGGATCGTGCTGTTCTCGATCGGCATCTACCTGTTGCTGATCAACCTGGATCTGACCATCGTCAACCTGGCGCTGGCGGAATTCTCCAAAGATTTCAACGCCAGCATCGAGCAGATTCAACTCGTGATCGTCAGCTACCTGGCGGCTGCGGCGGCGTTCTTCTGCCTGTCGGGCGTGCTGGCTGATCGCTATGGCAAGAAGCGTGTGTTCATGGCGGGCGGCCTGCTGTTCGTGCTGTCGTCGCTCTACATCGGAGCATTTGCGCACAGCATCGAGGCCATCATCGCGGCGCGCTTTGTCCAGGGCATTGGCTTCTCGGCCACGCTGGGGCTGGCGCTCATCCTGATCGGCAAGGCGTTTCCGCCCGAGCAGAAGGGCCTGGCAACCGGTGTGGCCGTCACCATCACGGGGATTGGGCTGGCGGCGGGGCCGCCGCTGGGCGGCTTCATCCTGCAGGCCTTCGGGTGGGAGATGATCTTCCTCATCAACGTGCCGCTGGGGCTGCTGTCGCTGCTGCTCACCGCCGTGTTTGTCGACAAGGATGATCCGAACGAACTGAGCGCCCGCGCGCTCGACGTGGTGGGCGTGCCGCTGTACCTGCTGGGGCTCGGTTGCCTGATCGTGCTGTCCAACGCGCTGGCCACGCTCTCGTGGGCGCAGATCGGTGCGCTGACTGCCGTGGGCGCCATCTCGACCATGCTGTTCGTGCGCCGCAGCCTGCGCGTAGAGGCACCGCTCATCAACCTGTCGCTGCTGAAGAACGGCACCTACCTGACGGTGGTGGGCATCCGCATCATCTTCAACTTCGTGATGGCGAGCTTCCTCTTCGTGCTGCCGCTGTTCATGCAGAACATCCTGAACTACTCGAAGGTGCGCGCGGGGCTGTGGGTGCTGTGCATGACGGCGTGCATCTTTGTGGTGGGGCCGATTACCGGCAAAGTCATCGACCGCCGCGGCTACAAGCTGCCGGTACTCACCGGCATGACGCTGCTGCTGGTGAGTTGCGCTGCATTCCTCACGCTGCGTGTGGACCTGTCCATCGTGCTGTTCGTGATCGGGCTGGTGAGCTTCGGGCTGTCCAACGGGGCGCTCACCACGGCCACCATCAACGGCGCTACGTCACAGGTGTCGCCCAAGCACACGGGCACGGCCATCGGCCTGTTCTTCACGCTGTCGATGGTGGGAGCGATGTTTGGGGTGGCGGTGTCGGGGTTGATCTTGAGCAAGGTGGGCGCGTTTGAGCTGGCCCGCCACATTGCCGGTGCCGCGACCACGTTCACGCCTGAACAGCTGCACACGCTGCTCGGCCTCGTCAACGCCAGCCAAAACCTAGTCAACGTCACAAGCACGTTTGCCGATCACCCGATCGATGCGGTGCGCGACATCGTCAACACAAGCTACGTGCCCGCCATGCGTGCGCTGATGGCGTTCAACGCCCTGCTGGCGGCCATCGGCATCGGCCTGTCGGTTGCTCTGTTCAAGCGCAAGGAAACGCGCCCCGCTGAATCCGCTGACCCCACGCAATCCCGCAACGAACACCTCGAAGGAGCCGTGTGA
- a CDS encoding acyltransferase, translated as MVLTFRTPAASRLPSLTGLRFLAAMLVFLYHGSLMKIAVFNPFADAQWATAYNHLFNVGGRVGVSFFFVLSGFVLTWSARSTDTTSAFLRRRLLKIYPNHIVTWAVTMMLLVAPGTRAAVWLPNLFLLHAWVPEDDILRGVNAVSWSLGSELVFYMLFPLILPAVQRIRAARLWWWAAGTVAALLAAQGLITLLTPDAPVAPGWPLPELRFWLAYFFPPLRLFEFVLGMLMARILMTGQWIRLGLLPAFLIMAAGYAAARVVPFQYSLNAVTIVPIALLITAVAATDVADAPTLLASRPMVWLGEVSFAFYMVHLEVLYGAQALLHGQAFATPVALGVIAAEFGTALLLAWMLYALVERPIMRRWAGSARPRTARALVSRADDGSRA; from the coding sequence ATGGTGCTCACGTTCCGCACGCCTGCAGCCAGCCGGCTGCCGTCGCTCACCGGGCTGCGCTTTCTGGCGGCCATGCTGGTCTTCCTGTACCACGGGTCGCTCATGAAGATCGCGGTGTTCAACCCGTTTGCGGATGCGCAGTGGGCCACGGCCTACAACCACCTGTTCAACGTGGGCGGACGCGTGGGGGTGTCGTTCTTTTTCGTGCTGAGCGGATTCGTGCTGACGTGGTCTGCACGCAGTACCGATACCACGTCGGCGTTTCTCAGGCGGCGCCTGCTCAAGATCTACCCCAACCACATCGTCACATGGGCGGTGACCATGATGCTGCTGGTGGCACCCGGAACGCGGGCTGCCGTGTGGCTGCCCAACCTGTTCCTGCTGCATGCGTGGGTGCCGGAAGACGACATCCTGCGCGGGGTGAACGCGGTGTCGTGGTCGCTCGGCAGTGAGCTGGTGTTCTATATGCTGTTTCCGTTGATCCTGCCGGCGGTGCAGCGCATACGTGCAGCGCGGTTGTGGTGGTGGGCAGCGGGCACCGTGGCGGCGCTGTTGGCAGCACAGGGGCTCATCACGCTGCTCACACCGGACGCGCCCGTCGCGCCCGGTTGGCCGTTGCCTGAACTGCGTTTCTGGCTGGCGTATTTCTTCCCGCCGCTGCGGCTGTTCGAGTTCGTGCTCGGCATGCTGATGGCACGCATTCTCATGACAGGGCAGTGGATCAGGCTTGGCCTGCTGCCGGCGTTTCTCATCATGGCCGCGGGTTATGCGGCGGCGCGCGTGGTGCCGTTCCAGTACAGCCTGAACGCGGTCACCATCGTGCCGATTGCGCTGCTCATCACCGCGGTGGCGGCAACAGATGTGGCCGATGCACCCACGCTGCTCGCCTCGCGCCCGATGGTGTGGCTGGGCGAGGTGTCGTTTGCGTTCTACATGGTCCACCTGGAGGTGCTGTACGGCGCGCAAGCGCTGCTGCACGGGCAGGCGTTTGCCACGCCCGTGGCACTGGGCGTGATTGCGGCGGAGTTCGGCACGGCGCTGCTGCTGGCGTGGATGCTGTACGCGCTGGTCGAACGCCCCATCATGCGCCGCTGGGCCGGCAGCGCACGGCCACGCACCGCGCGCGCGCTGGTCAGCCGCGCAGACGACGGCAGCCGTGCTTGA
- a CDS encoding NAD(P)/FAD-dependent oxidoreductase, producing MSLLIVGCGPVGMTLAGLLAQRGEAVQVIDKRLELSTLPRGIAVNQASLAVFDQLGIGAQLDALGLRVPRMNLYRRRAYFADINFHQLDIARPHFFHLTQDVIERALYQRISELGVSIRQGLELQALQETPTGVVATCTHPDGTEERIFADHVIACDGGNSTARRLLDIPVDQVMYAGYFVVADVSFDTLPLANDEMHCFCGVDGYLMIVPIPGGSYRVIASFPGEDPQSGFDAAFIERIIREMTPIAANVQHLHWITHSAFGHRIASRARVGRVFFAGDAWHQFSPIGGTNMNLGIEDAAVLARAILARDLDAYELPRLEAVARNLAVTRYLSRLLVRSPDLATTERPFGASSLERLLHDELPRFLTGLRTHIPAVATRRETEVATA from the coding sequence ATGAGCCTACTGATCGTCGGGTGTGGCCCCGTAGGGATGACGCTGGCCGGGCTGCTCGCACAACGGGGCGAGGCGGTGCAGGTGATCGACAAGCGGCTGGAGCTGTCGACCCTGCCGCGCGGCATTGCCGTCAACCAGGCGAGCCTGGCGGTGTTCGACCAGCTTGGCATCGGCGCGCAGCTGGATGCGCTGGGCCTGCGCGTGCCGCGCATGAACCTGTACCGGCGCCGCGCGTACTTTGCCGACATCAACTTCCACCAGCTCGACATTGCGCGCCCGCACTTCTTCCACCTCACGCAAGACGTCATCGAGCGCGCGCTGTATCAGCGTATTTCCGAGCTGGGCGTGTCGATCCGCCAGGGGCTGGAGTTGCAGGCGCTGCAAGAGACGCCCACCGGCGTGGTCGCCACCTGCACCCACCCGGACGGCACCGAAGAGCGCATCTTTGCCGACCATGTCATCGCCTGCGATGGTGGCAACAGCACGGCACGGCGTCTGCTCGACATCCCCGTCGACCAGGTCATGTATGCCGGCTACTTTGTGGTGGCAGACGTGAGCTTCGACACGCTGCCGCTGGCCAACGACGAGATGCACTGTTTCTGCGGCGTGGATGGCTACCTGATGATCGTGCCGATCCCTGGCGGCAGCTACCGCGTGATCGCGTCCTTCCCGGGCGAAGACCCGCAGAGCGGCTTCGATGCAGCGTTCATTGAACGCATCATCCGTGAGATGACGCCCATCGCCGCCAACGTGCAACACCTGCACTGGATCACGCACAGCGCGTTCGGCCACCGCATTGCGAGCCGCGCACGCGTGGGGCGCGTGTTCTTTGCCGGTGATGCATGGCACCAGTTCAGCCCCATCGGCGGCACCAACATGAACCTCGGCATTGAAGACGCGGCGGTGCTGGCGCGCGCCATCCTCGCGCGCGATCTAGATGCGTATGAGCTGCCGCGCCTGGAAGCCGTGGCCCGCAATCTGGCGGTCACGCGCTACCTCAGCCGCCTACTGGTGCGCTCCCCCGACCTGGCGACGACCGAACGTCCGTTTGGCGCATCGTCGCTTGAGCGTTTGCTGCACGACGAGCTACCGCGCTTTCTGACGGGGCTGCGCACGCACATCCCGGCCGTAGCAACCCGCAGAGAAACCGAAGTCGCCACCGCCTGA
- a CDS encoding alpha/beta hydrolase, translating to MQSRFLNFDFGKLHYLQGGKANGPTIVFLHGTASTAASYADLEPILGDQFNLIALDFPGHGQSDHIDVARFGFQYSMIGLRTLFEEFRHRLSLHEIIAVGNSVGANIATQSLFKDPNLLGLVSIAGVHAVSREDAFSNFRPEAPKELAFKNHLVGDEADALTRAYLDVSQAGTDVYKRMLTDIKESDGNFREQFAIHLKTQGWLDELAILSGSKVPFLYIGGKNDAFIDNAYYDKLQARVPRIQPANVHILEDVGHVPHLEAPEVCGKLILEFSKTL from the coding sequence ATGCAATCCAGATTCCTGAATTTCGATTTCGGCAAGCTGCACTACCTGCAGGGCGGCAAGGCCAACGGGCCCACCATCGTCTTCCTGCATGGCACGGCGTCCACCGCCGCTTCTTACGCCGATCTGGAACCGATCCTGGGCGACCAGTTCAACCTGATCGCGCTGGATTTTCCGGGCCACGGCCAGTCGGACCATATCGACGTGGCGCGCTTCGGCTTTCAGTACAGCATGATCGGCCTGCGCACCTTGTTTGAAGAGTTCCGCCACCGCCTGTCGCTGCACGAGATCATTGCCGTGGGCAACAGCGTGGGCGCCAACATCGCCACGCAATCGCTGTTCAAGGACCCGAACCTGCTGGGGCTCGTGTCGATTGCCGGCGTGCATGCCGTCAGCCGCGAAGATGCGTTCTCCAACTTCCGCCCCGAAGCGCCGAAGGAACTCGCCTTCAAGAACCACTTGGTAGGCGACGAGGCCGATGCGCTCACACGCGCTTACCTGGATGTCTCGCAAGCCGGCACCGACGTGTACAAGCGCATGCTCACGGACATCAAGGAATCCGACGGCAACTTCCGCGAGCAATTCGCCATTCACCTGAAGACGCAGGGCTGGCTGGACGAACTGGCCATCCTGTCGGGCAGCAAGGTGCCCTTCCTGTACATCGGCGGCAAAAACGATGCCTTCATCGACAACGCCTACTACGACAAGCTGCAGGCCCGCGTGCCGCGCATCCAGCCGGCCAACGTGCACATCCTGGAAGACGTGGGCCACGTGCCGCACCTGGAAGCACCCGAGGTGTGCGGCAAGCTGATTCTTGAGTTTTCCAAGACGCTGTGA
- a CDS encoding discoidin domain-containing protein, with translation MRTQLLSLGVAVGATFALFAAPSQANCVANPPTQSNTTFPASLTGKLAYHSYVSYGDGTSQLFIYDFAARTLQQVSQPAWGIQDPMNAVFSPDGKWIAFMGITNNAWNVFFWQVGSSNRPINLTNSTGQTRNEDPKFSADGKSLMFKQNGDVMQAALSYTSSGPVFTSIVNLTRTAPAVENSMPFLTPDGTAVYYATGTGSNMGLYKQTVGSTNKVAFDTPAGLVAYYPIVRADGTVFYARWLDATSQSDQIYTKVNPGDTPNQLSLNDCNSNNSDPSPVNGTNYVFFSSTTAGGYQLYLGDASTGQRWSLSQFGVNNDTTKAKLGSNYYAGTTAAATQQTVLLSQGKPASASSSYSSSLGPAYAFDGNTTSTRWDSIEGVAGTQWLMVDLGSTRTINGVDLYWDAGAKVYSIQTSNDGVNWTNIYSTSNGVAYGHVALANLKGSGRYVRMYGTQRATQWGYSLDEMQVWGY, from the coding sequence ATGCGTACCCAACTACTCTCTCTTGGTGTTGCCGTTGGTGCAACGTTTGCCCTGTTTGCGGCACCGAGCCAGGCCAACTGCGTGGCCAATCCGCCCACGCAATCCAACACCACGTTTCCGGCCAGCCTGACCGGCAAGCTCGCGTACCACAGCTACGTGAGCTACGGCGATGGCACCAGTCAACTCTTCATCTACGACTTTGCCGCGCGCACGCTGCAGCAGGTATCGCAACCCGCCTGGGGCATCCAGGACCCGATGAACGCGGTGTTCAGCCCCGACGGCAAGTGGATTGCCTTCATGGGCATCACCAACAACGCATGGAACGTGTTTTTCTGGCAGGTCGGCTCCAGCAACAGGCCGATCAACCTGACCAACAGCACGGGCCAGACGCGCAATGAAGATCCGAAGTTCAGCGCCGATGGCAAGTCGCTGATGTTCAAGCAGAACGGCGACGTGATGCAGGCCGCGCTGTCGTACACGAGTTCGGGCCCGGTGTTCACCTCCATCGTCAACCTGACGCGCACGGCACCGGCGGTGGAAAACTCCATGCCCTTCCTCACGCCCGATGGCACCGCCGTGTACTACGCCACTGGCACAGGCAGCAACATGGGCCTGTACAAGCAGACCGTCGGCAGCACCAACAAGGTGGCGTTCGACACGCCGGCCGGCCTGGTCGCGTACTACCCGATCGTGCGTGCAGACGGCACCGTTTTCTACGCCCGTTGGCTTGACGCCACCAGCCAGTCCGACCAGATCTACACCAAGGTCAACCCGGGTGACACGCCCAACCAGCTCTCGCTCAACGACTGCAACAGCAACAACTCCGACCCCTCGCCCGTGAACGGCACGAACTACGTGTTCTTCTCGTCCACCACAGCCGGCGGCTATCAGCTCTACCTGGGCGATGCGAGCACGGGCCAGCGCTGGAGCCTGTCGCAGTTTGGCGTGAACAACGACACGACCAAGGCCAAGCTCGGTTCGAACTACTACGCGGGCACCACGGCTGCCGCTACTCAGCAAACCGTATTGCTGTCGCAAGGCAAGCCGGCCAGCGCGTCGTCCAGCTACAGCAGCAGCCTGGGCCCGGCCTACGCGTTTGACGGCAACACCACCAGCACGCGCTGGGATTCGATTGAAGGCGTGGCCGGCACGCAATGGCTGATGGTGGACCTCGGCTCGACGCGCACCATCAACGGCGTTGATCTGTACTGGGATGCCGGCGCCAAGGTGTACTCCATCCAGACTTCCAACGACGGCGTGAACTGGACCAACATCTACTCGACCAGCAATGGCGTGGCGTATGGCCACGTGGCACTGGCCAACCTCAAGGGCAGCGGCCGCTATGTGCGGATGTACGGTACGCAGCGCGCCACGCAGTGGGGCTACTCGCTGGACGAAATGCAGGTGTGGGGCTACTGA
- a CDS encoding autoinducer binding domain-containing protein yields the protein MGARIELTENRMTSWRAELLRELNTLDDADAAFRSLNTAVTLLGFDYYAYALRAAIPITRFNTVAWSNYPERWRETYLARGYAAIDPVLQFGQRCVKPMLWPGISDPNEPFWVEARQHGLNHGWSQTMRDHRGIFGTFSLARTAEPITADELAVIEPEMIWLGQLAHATISNLMASKVLPDAAARLKDVERQTLHWTAEGKTVAEVAAILEMTERNVSFHIQNAITKLNAANKTHAVVKAAMLGLIPATAA from the coding sequence ATGGGCGCTCGCATTGAATTGACGGAAAACCGGATGACATCGTGGCGCGCAGAACTGTTGCGCGAGTTGAACACCCTGGACGATGCAGACGCTGCGTTTCGCAGCCTGAACACGGCCGTCACCCTGTTGGGTTTCGACTATTACGCCTATGCCCTGCGCGCGGCGATCCCGATCACGCGCTTCAATACCGTGGCGTGGAGCAACTATCCCGAGCGCTGGCGAGAGACCTATCTGGCGCGCGGCTATGCTGCCATCGACCCGGTGCTGCAGTTCGGCCAGCGCTGCGTGAAGCCCATGCTGTGGCCGGGCATCAGCGATCCGAACGAGCCGTTCTGGGTGGAGGCACGTCAGCATGGGCTGAACCACGGGTGGTCGCAAACCATGCGAGACCATCGCGGCATCTTCGGCACCTTCAGCCTGGCGCGCACCGCCGAGCCCATTACCGCAGACGAGTTGGCCGTCATCGAGCCGGAGATGATCTGGCTGGGCCAGCTTGCCCACGCCACCATCAGCAACCTGATGGCGAGCAAGGTGCTGCCTGATGCCGCCGCGCGCCTCAAAGACGTTGAGCGCCAGACGCTGCACTGGACGGCCGAGGGCAAGACCGTGGCCGAGGTGGCGGCCATCCTGGAGATGACCGAGCGCAACGTGAGCTTTCATATTCAGAACGCCATCACCAAGCTCAACGCGGCCAACAAGACGCATGCGGTGGTGAAGGCGGCGATGCTGGGGTTGATTCCGGCCACGGCAGCCTGA
- a CDS encoding nucleotidyl transferase AbiEii/AbiGii toxin family protein: MFGIETGRATLDVDFAVAVEHWPQFENIKQHLLANDHFDSATSITHRLLYRTSDNTIARPIDLIPFGGIEQPPATIKWPPDMAVMMNVAGYADAWRAAVEVEFAPGRSIRVASLAGLAVLKLIAWKDRGLEDPKDAEDLQFLLQNYASAGNLDRLYDAESALLESANYDQDLAGMALLGRDAATLAGPQTCEQCIALLDDTAMRDRLALHMARTRAGATDALDAAYTRLTWFRRGFELHATGSPSV, from the coding sequence GTGTTTGGCATCGAGACCGGGCGTGCCACGCTCGACGTGGATTTCGCCGTTGCCGTAGAACATTGGCCGCAGTTCGAAAACATCAAGCAGCACCTGCTAGCTAACGACCATTTCGACTCTGCCACCAGCATCACCCATCGACTGCTCTATCGCACGAGCGACAACACGATCGCCCGGCCAATCGATCTCATCCCATTCGGCGGCATCGAACAGCCGCCAGCCACTATCAAATGGCCGCCCGACATGGCTGTCATGATGAATGTTGCGGGCTATGCAGATGCCTGGCGGGCCGCGGTCGAAGTAGAGTTTGCGCCCGGACGCAGCATACGCGTGGCATCGTTGGCTGGGCTTGCCGTGCTCAAGCTAATCGCCTGGAAGGATCGCGGCCTGGAGGACCCAAAGGACGCGGAAGACCTGCAGTTCCTGCTGCAAAACTATGCCAGCGCCGGCAACTTGGATCGTCTGTATGACGCCGAATCCGCTCTGCTGGAATCGGCCAACTACGACCAGGACCTCGCAGGCATGGCCTTGCTTGGTAGAGATGCCGCCACGCTGGCCGGCCCGCAAACCTGTGAGCAATGCATCGCCCTGCTCGACGACACAGCAATGCGCGATCGCCTGGCCCTGCATATGGCCAGAACGCGTGCTGGCGCAACGGATGCGCTGGACGCGGCCTATACCCGCTTGACCTGGTTCCGGCGAGGGTTCGAACTGCACGCGACCGGCTCCCCCTCCGTCTGA
- a CDS encoding mandelate racemase/muconate lactonizing enzyme family protein: MHITEIREQAIPVSRYDDPSIPSGGLTTSLVAVTTDVMRDGKPVVGYGYASVGRFAQGGLIRERFAPRLLRASPGSLADDAGTNLDPFRAWHTMMAGEKPGGHGERCVAVGTLDMAIWDAAAKIAGVPLHAFLAQRLGRVAQPRVRVYAGGGYRYPQDDLARLSDEMRRCVDLGFTHAKIKIGGAPLDVDCRRIEVAAAQLSGTGHLAVDAMNLYDQTTALQAAIVLEPYALWWFEDLCDPLDFATHAKVAEVYAPPIAAGEALFSQAEARLLDHYGGLRSARDVLVFDPVHCYGVPGYLRIIDTMTAHGWPRHAFWPHGGHLFALHLVAALGLGGAEVSPFAFAPFRGLADGARIEAGYAGLPQAPGIGFETHTEAWRTFRQTFA; encoded by the coding sequence ATGCACATCACCGAGATTCGCGAGCAGGCCATTCCGGTATCCCGATATGACGATCCGTCCATTCCATCGGGCGGGTTGACGACGAGCCTAGTGGCCGTCACCACCGATGTGATGCGTGACGGCAAACCGGTGGTCGGTTACGGCTACGCATCGGTTGGCCGCTTTGCGCAGGGCGGTTTGATTCGCGAGCGCTTTGCACCGCGCCTGCTGCGTGCATCACCCGGCAGCCTGGCGGATGATGCTGGCACCAATCTCGACCCGTTCCGCGCGTGGCACACGATGATGGCGGGCGAGAAACCCGGCGGCCACGGCGAGCGCTGCGTGGCCGTCGGCACACTCGACATGGCGATCTGGGATGCCGCCGCAAAGATTGCTGGTGTGCCGCTGCACGCCTTCCTTGCGCAGCGGCTCGGTAGGGTGGCGCAGCCGCGTGTGCGCGTGTATGCCGGCGGAGGCTATCGCTATCCGCAAGACGATCTCGCGCGCCTGTCTGATGAGATGCGCCGCTGCGTGGATCTCGGCTTCACGCACGCCAAGATCAAGATCGGTGGTGCGCCGTTGGATGTGGATTGCCGGCGCATTGAAGTGGCCGCTGCACAGTTGTCTGGCACCGGCCACCTCGCTGTGGATGCCATGAACCTGTATGACCAGACCACCGCGCTGCAGGCCGCCATCGTGCTGGAGCCCTATGCGCTCTGGTGGTTCGAAGACCTGTGCGACCCGCTGGACTTCGCCACGCACGCCAAGGTGGCCGAGGTATACGCGCCGCCCATCGCTGCGGGCGAGGCGTTGTTCTCACAGGCAGAGGCGCGGTTGCTCGATCATTACGGTGGCCTGCGCAGCGCACGCGACGTGCTGGTATTCGATCCCGTGCATTGCTATGGCGTGCCGGGCTACCTGCGCATCATCGACACCATGACCGCGCATGGCTGGCCGCGCCATGCATTCTGGCCGCACGGTGGGCATCTCTTTGCACTGCATCTGGTGGCGGCACTTGGCCTGGGTGGTGCGGAGGTCAGTCCATTTGCATTTGCGCCGTTTCGCGGGCTGGCGGATGGCGCACGCATCGAGGCGGGCTACGCAGGCTTGCCGCAGGCGCCTGGCATCGGTTTCGAGACGCACACCGAGGCATGGCGCACATTCCGGCAGACATTTGCATAA
- a CDS encoding type IV toxin-antitoxin system AbiEi family antitoxin, translating into MATRYDPQHHEREVLDTALKALGELTGIDGKVVAIEARTSPRAKSDAVVDLKVAGQTHRYLVECKRTMDRPSALALVRTQLAPHLDSGLLVAPYLSPQLAEHSRQLDLQFIDTAGNAYLKTDGLYVFVSGRKPLALPTQTSTRSAGNATAWRMAFALLCEPTLVQAPYREIAEAAGIALGSVGAVFQDLAARGLLVESARGRRLAAPAQMLDEWVAGYPSILRPKLHPRRFQATNPNWWQDASLADPTQLSAQWGGEVAAARMTGYLKPATQTLYIDPPAMRDTLRHLVTKYRLQPSADGPIELLETFWRPPTSQTARESLVPPILVYADLIATMDSRNLETANLIRKKSVARVLDPL; encoded by the coding sequence ATGGCGACCCGATACGATCCCCAGCATCACGAGCGTGAAGTGCTCGATACTGCGCTGAAAGCCCTGGGCGAACTCACCGGCATAGACGGCAAGGTTGTTGCGATCGAAGCCCGCACCAGTCCCCGCGCAAAGTCCGACGCCGTTGTCGACCTGAAGGTCGCCGGCCAGACACATCGTTACCTTGTGGAATGCAAGCGCACGATGGACCGACCCTCCGCACTGGCCCTAGTTCGTACGCAACTGGCCCCCCACCTCGACTCTGGTTTGCTGGTTGCACCGTACCTCAGCCCACAACTGGCAGAGCACAGCCGGCAGCTCGACTTGCAGTTCATTGATACCGCAGGCAATGCTTACCTTAAGACCGATGGTTTGTACGTATTTGTGAGTGGACGCAAGCCGCTCGCCCTTCCGACACAGACGTCTACGCGCAGCGCGGGCAACGCCACAGCATGGCGCATGGCCTTCGCCCTGCTCTGCGAACCTACACTCGTACAGGCGCCATATCGGGAGATCGCAGAGGCCGCCGGCATTGCACTCGGCTCCGTCGGTGCAGTGTTCCAGGACTTGGCCGCGCGCGGTCTGCTAGTTGAGTCAGCAAGAGGCCGTCGCCTCGCAGCGCCTGCGCAAATGCTCGACGAATGGGTTGCCGGCTACCCCTCGATACTGCGCCCCAAGCTGCATCCTCGCCGCTTCCAAGCGACCAACCCAAACTGGTGGCAAGACGCCAGCCTGGCCGACCCGACACAACTGAGCGCGCAATGGGGTGGCGAAGTCGCGGCCGCCCGCATGACCGGCTATCTCAAACCCGCCACGCAGACGCTCTATATTGACCCGCCTGCCATGCGAGATACGCTGCGCCACCTAGTCACCAAGTATCGCCTTCAGCCTAGCGCGGATGGCCCCATCGAACTGCTGGAGACCTTCTGGCGACCGCCGACTAGCCAAACCGCCCGGGAAAGTCTTGTACCACCGATCCTGGTGTATGCGGATCTCATCGCCACCATGGACTCGCGCAATTTGGAAACCGCCAACCTCATCCGAAAAAAAAGCGTCGCTCGTGTACTCGATCCGCTCTGA